In the Nothobranchius furzeri strain GRZ-AD chromosome 15, NfurGRZ-RIMD1, whole genome shotgun sequence genome, one interval contains:
- the LOC107391097 gene encoding IQ motif and SEC7 domain-containing protein 1 isoform X10, producing the protein MWKYCISSRTISVEGDGRPSDGGPSLDGRSSYGQGPVTHGSAISPDRFDSQLYGHGVQPGPQRPRRPKLQHSQSILRKQAEEEAIKRSRSLSESYELSADLQDKQVEMLERKYGGRFITRHAARTIQTAFRQYQMNKNFERLRSSMSENRMSRRIVLSNMRMQLSFEGPEKVHSSYYEGRQVSMTEDGTPLSILQSERGDVDVHQQANMTSHSAPQSDLTDTITELEDAFSRQVKSLAESIDDALNCRSLQGDEGPDPEAMGCSKVEGEVPYQVVKAHRRVAGRMRDETLASYSDVTLFIDEEDMSPSTALSRSGDQPSSTESDIRLQSINSSQDYWPIDSKDEGRDTDTSCRSTPSLDCQEQRLRMDHLPLLTIEPPSDSSAELSDRSERSSVKRPPVYEPHGHIVTSSQASPKHISHGPPPRAPPRDDDAPLRHCHRQLESHLAINGSANRQSKSESDFSDGDNDSINSTSNSNDTINCSSESSSRDSLREQTLSKQTYHKETRNSWDSPIFSNDVIRKRHYRIGLNLFNKKPEKGIQYLTERGFIPDTPVGVAHFLLQRKGLSRQMIGEFLGNRQKQFNRDVLDCVVDEMDFQGMELDEALRKFQNHIRVQGEAQKVERLIEAFSQRYCICNPTVVRQFRNPDTIFILAFAIILLNTDMYSPNVKPERKMKLEDFIKNLRGVDDGEDIPRETLVGIYERIRKRELKTNEDHVSQVQKVEKLIVGKKPIGSLHHGLGCVLSLPHRRLVCYCRLFEVPDPNKPQKLGLHQREIFLFNDLLVITKIFQKKKNSVTYSFRQSFSLYGMQVMLFENQYYPNGIRLTSAIPGADIKVLINFNAPNPQDRKKFTDDLRESIAEVQEMEKYRIESELEKQKGVVRPSMSQSSGLKKEAGNGSMNRASLDDSYAMGEGLKRSALSSSLRDLSEAGKRGRRSSAGSLDSNMEGSIISSPHTRRRATTPREGTSRGQPSIPNSASTSILGSLFGSKRGKSSSHSQHPLPPPGHPTLISHKPHPTNLHHTAQTTHTVQSQHHGHHPQYCPLPQNPPPYHHHHHYHPPPHTQYHQHPAYSSSSSHAHPQHSHYAQHSHHSQHGSHHHSQQTGPAHSGPKHKHSGISTVV; encoded by the exons TGTGGAAGGGGATGGACGGCCTAGTGATGGCGGTCCTTCTTTGGATGGCAGAAGCAGCTACGGTCAGGGCCCTGTAACTCACGGCTCGGCCATCAGCCCTGACCGATTTGACAGCCAGCTTTACGGCCACGGGGTTCAACCCGGGCCACAGAGGCCCCGCCGGCCCAAGCTTCAGCACTCACAGTCCATTCTTCGTAAGCAGGCCGAGGAGGAGGCCATCAAGAGGTCCCGTTCGCTCTCTGAGAGTTACGAGCTCTCTGCTGACCTCCAGGATAAACAG GTGGAGATGCTGGAGCGCAAATATGGGGGAAGATTCATAACTCGGCATGCAGCTCGCACCATCCAGACAGCCTTCCGCCAGTATCAGATGAACAAGAACTTTGAACGTCTCAGGAGTTCTATGTCTGAGAACCGCATGTCCAGACGCATTGTTCTTTCTAACATGAGGATGCAACTCTCGTTTGAGGGCCCTGAGAAAGTTCACAGCTCGTACTATGAAGGGCGGCAGGTGTCAATGACGGAGGATGGTACCCCGCTGTCCATCTTGCAGTCGGAGCGTGGAGATGTAGATGTTCACCAACAGGCGAACATGACGTCTCATTCTGCACCGCAGAGCGACCTGACGGACACCATCACAGAGTTGGAGGATGCTTTCTCCAGGCAGGTCAAGTCTCTTGCTGAATCCATAGATGATGCACTGAACTGTCGCAGCCTTCAGGGGGATGAAGGTCCTGATCCTGAGGCCATGGGCTGCTCCAAGGTGGAGGGGGAGGTGCCCTATCAGGTGGTGAAGGCCCACCGCAGGGTGGCCGGACGGATGCGTGATGAAACACTGGCATCTTATAGCGATGTCACTCTGTTCATTGATGAGGAGGACATGTCCCCTTCTACGGCTCTGTCTAGGTCAGGTGACCAGCCGTCCAGCACAGAATCAGACATAAGGCTCCAGTCCATAAACTCCTCCCAAGATTATTGGCCTATTGACTCTAAAGACGAGGGTCGGGACACGGACACAAGCTGCCGCAGCACTCCGTCTTTGGACTGCCAAGAGCAGCGTCTCAGAATGGATCATCTCCCTCTATTGACCATTGAACCTCCTAGCGATAGCTCTGCAGAGCTCAGTGATCGCTCTGAACGCAGCTCTGTCAAACGGCCACCTGTATATGAACCCCACGGCCACATTGTAACATCATCCCAGGCCAGTCCCAAGCACATTTCCCATGGGCCCCCTCCTCGAGCCCCTCCCCGGGACGATGATGCGCCTCTGCGTCATTGCCACCGACAGCTAGAAAGCCACTTGGCTATCAATGGTTCAGCTAACAGACAGAGTAAGTCGGAGTCAGACTTCTCAGACGGGGATAACGACAGCATCAATAGCACATCGAACTCAAACGACACGATCAACTGCAGCTCGGAGTCCTCGTCGAGAGACAGCTTACGAGAGCAGACGCTAAGCAAACAGACGTACCACAAAGAGACTCGCAACAGCTGGGATTCGCCCATCTTCAGTAACGACGTTATTCGCAAGAGACACTACCGCATCGGCCTCAATCTGTTCAACAA AAAGCCAGAGAAGGGCATCCAGTACCTGACTGAGAGGGGATTCATCCCTGACACACCGGTTGGAGTGGCCCACTTCCTGCTTCAGAGGAAGGGACTCAGCAGGCAGATGATTGGAGAATTTCTGGGCAATCGACAAAAACAGTTTAACAGAGATGTCTTAGA CTGTGTGGTAGATGAAATGGACTTCCAGGGTATGGAGCTGGATGAGGCGCTCAGGAAGTTTCAGAACCACATCCGTGTCCAGGGTGAAGCTCAGAAAGTGGAGAGGCTCATTGAAGCATTCAG CCAGCGCTACTGCATTTGTAATCCCACGGTGGTGCGACAGTTCAGGAACCCTGACACCATCTTCATCCTGGCTTTTGCCATCATCCTCCTCAACACTGACATGTACAGCCCAAATGTCAAGCCTGAGAGGAAGATGAAACTGGAGGACTTCATTAAGAATTTAAGAG GTGTGGATGATGGAGAGGACATACCTCGAGAGACTCTGGTTGGAATCTATGAGAGGATTCGCAAGCGAGAGCTGAAGACCAACGAAGATCACGTGTCTCAGGTTCAGAAGGTCGAGAAGCTCATTGTTGGAAAGAAACCG ATTGGATCTCTCCACCATGGTCTTGGATgt gtGCTGTCACTGCCCCATCGTCGCTTGGTGTGTTACTGCCGCCTGTTTGAAGTGCCAGACCCCAACAAGCCCCAGAAGTTGGGCCTGCATCAGCGGGAGATCTTCTTGTTCAATGACCTCCTTGTg ATCACAAAGATTttccagaagaagaagaattcaGTCACATATAGCTTCAGACAGTCCTTCTCCTTGTACGGGATGCAAGTGATGCTGTTTGAAAATCAGT ATTACCCAAACGGAATCAGACTCACTTCGGCGATACCGGGCGCAGACATCAAAGTGCTCATCAACTTCAATGCTCCCAACCCCCAGGACCGTAAGAAGTTCACAGATGACCTGCGAGAGTCCATCGCAGAGGTTCAGGAAATGGAGAAGTACAGAATAGagt CTGAGCTTGAGAAGCAGAAGGGGGTGGTGAGGCCCAGCATGTCACAAAGCTCCGGCCTGAAGAAGGAAGCCGGCAACGGGAGCATGAACCGCGCCAGTCTGGACGACAGCTATGCCATGGGCGAGGGCCTGAAGAGGAGCGCCCTCAGCAGCTCTCTGAGAGACCTCTCTGAAGCAG GCAAGCGTGGGCGTCGCAGCAGTGCAGGATCACTAGACAGCAATATGGAA GGGTCCATCATTAGCAGTCCACACACACGGCGGAGAGCCACCACACCACGAGAGGGCACTTCCCGCGGACAACCCTCCATCCCTAACTCGGCATCGACCTCCATCCTCGGGTCACTTTTTGGCAGCAAAAGGGGAAAGTCGTCATCTCACAGCCAGCATCCTTTGCCTCCACCCGGCCACCCCACCCTCATATCGCACAAGCCCCACCCGACCAACCTGCATCACACGGCACAGACGACACACACGGTGCAGTCCCAGCACCATGGCCACCATCCCCAGTACTGCCCGCTCCCACAGAATCCCCCgccctaccaccaccaccaccactaccacccGCCTCCACACACACAGTACCACCAGCACCCggcctactcctcctcctcctcacacgCACACCCGCAGCACAGCCACTACGCCCAGCATTCCCACCACTCCCAGCACGGCTCCCACCACCACAGCCAGCAGACGGGCCCGGCGCACAGCGGgccaaaacacaaacacagtggTATCAGCACCGTAGTGTGA
- the LOC107391097 gene encoding IQ motif and SEC7 domain-containing protein 1 isoform X3, producing MESPTENPARAAEYLKELNKIIETQQELLERQRGRIEELEQQVSDVCTENVCLKEQYQRHLATCRLLQGTSSLVTLGAIKEHVTQEKRHASLPVEATENLVRSVSEGCRRAAPCRKWKSASFGVEGDGRPSDGGPSLDGRSSYGQGPVTHGSAISPDRFDSQLYGHGVQPGPQRPRRPKLQHSQSILRKQAEEEAIKRSRSLSESYELSADLQDKQVEMLERKYGGRFITRHAARTIQTAFRQYQMNKNFERLRSSMSENRMSRRIVLSNMRMQLSFEGPEKVHSSYYEGRQVSMTEDGTPLSILQSERGDVDVHQQANMTSHSAPQSDLTDTITELEDAFSRQVKSLAESIDDALNCRSLQGDEGPDPEAMGCSKVEGEVPYQVVKAHRRVAGRMRDETLASYSDVTLFIDEEDMSPSTALSRSGDQPSSTESDIRLQSINSSQDYWPIDSKDEGRDTDTSCRSTPSLDCQEQRLRMDHLPLLTIEPPSDSSAELSDRSERSSVKRPPVYEPHGHIVTSSQASPKHISHGPPPRAPPRDDDAPLRHCHRQLESHLAINGSANRQSKSESDFSDGDNDSINSTSNSNDTINCSSESSSRDSLREQTLSKQTYHKETRNSWDSPIFSNDVIRKRHYRIGLNLFNKKPEKGIQYLTERGFIPDTPVGVAHFLLQRKGLSRQMIGEFLGNRQKQFNRDVLDCVVDEMDFQGMELDEALRKFQNHIRVQGEAQKVERLIEAFSQRYCICNPTVVRQFRNPDTIFILAFAIILLNTDMYSPNVKPERKMKLEDFIKNLRGVDDGEDIPRETLVGIYERIRKRELKTNEDHVSQVQKVEKLIVGKKPIGSLHHGLGCVLSLPHRRLVCYCRLFEVPDPNKPQKLGLHQREIFLFNDLLVITKIFQKKKNSVTYSFRQSFSLYGMQVMLFENQYYPNGIRLTSAIPGADIKVLINFNAPNPQDRKKFTDDLRESIAEVQEMEKYRIESELEKQKGVVRPSMSQSSGLKKEAGNGSMNRASLDDSYAMGEGLKRSALSSSLRDLSEAGKRGRRSSAGSLDSNMEGSIISSPHTRRRATTPREGTSRGQPSIPNSASTSILGSLFGSKRGKSSSHSQHPLPPPGHPTLISHKPHPTNLHHTAQTTHTVQSQHHGHHPQYCPLPQNPPPYHHHHHYHPPPHTQYHQHPAYSSSSSHAHPQHSHYAQHSHHSQHGSHHHSQQTGPAHSGPKHKHSGISTVV from the exons TGTGGAAGGGGATGGACGGCCTAGTGATGGCGGTCCTTCTTTGGATGGCAGAAGCAGCTACGGTCAGGGCCCTGTAACTCACGGCTCGGCCATCAGCCCTGACCGATTTGACAGCCAGCTTTACGGCCACGGGGTTCAACCCGGGCCACAGAGGCCCCGCCGGCCCAAGCTTCAGCACTCACAGTCCATTCTTCGTAAGCAGGCCGAGGAGGAGGCCATCAAGAGGTCCCGTTCGCTCTCTGAGAGTTACGAGCTCTCTGCTGACCTCCAGGATAAACAG GTGGAGATGCTGGAGCGCAAATATGGGGGAAGATTCATAACTCGGCATGCAGCTCGCACCATCCAGACAGCCTTCCGCCAGTATCAGATGAACAAGAACTTTGAACGTCTCAGGAGTTCTATGTCTGAGAACCGCATGTCCAGACGCATTGTTCTTTCTAACATGAGGATGCAACTCTCGTTTGAGGGCCCTGAGAAAGTTCACAGCTCGTACTATGAAGGGCGGCAGGTGTCAATGACGGAGGATGGTACCCCGCTGTCCATCTTGCAGTCGGAGCGTGGAGATGTAGATGTTCACCAACAGGCGAACATGACGTCTCATTCTGCACCGCAGAGCGACCTGACGGACACCATCACAGAGTTGGAGGATGCTTTCTCCAGGCAGGTCAAGTCTCTTGCTGAATCCATAGATGATGCACTGAACTGTCGCAGCCTTCAGGGGGATGAAGGTCCTGATCCTGAGGCCATGGGCTGCTCCAAGGTGGAGGGGGAGGTGCCCTATCAGGTGGTGAAGGCCCACCGCAGGGTGGCCGGACGGATGCGTGATGAAACACTGGCATCTTATAGCGATGTCACTCTGTTCATTGATGAGGAGGACATGTCCCCTTCTACGGCTCTGTCTAGGTCAGGTGACCAGCCGTCCAGCACAGAATCAGACATAAGGCTCCAGTCCATAAACTCCTCCCAAGATTATTGGCCTATTGACTCTAAAGACGAGGGTCGGGACACGGACACAAGCTGCCGCAGCACTCCGTCTTTGGACTGCCAAGAGCAGCGTCTCAGAATGGATCATCTCCCTCTATTGACCATTGAACCTCCTAGCGATAGCTCTGCAGAGCTCAGTGATCGCTCTGAACGCAGCTCTGTCAAACGGCCACCTGTATATGAACCCCACGGCCACATTGTAACATCATCCCAGGCCAGTCCCAAGCACATTTCCCATGGGCCCCCTCCTCGAGCCCCTCCCCGGGACGATGATGCGCCTCTGCGTCATTGCCACCGACAGCTAGAAAGCCACTTGGCTATCAATGGTTCAGCTAACAGACAGAGTAAGTCGGAGTCAGACTTCTCAGACGGGGATAACGACAGCATCAATAGCACATCGAACTCAAACGACACGATCAACTGCAGCTCGGAGTCCTCGTCGAGAGACAGCTTACGAGAGCAGACGCTAAGCAAACAGACGTACCACAAAGAGACTCGCAACAGCTGGGATTCGCCCATCTTCAGTAACGACGTTATTCGCAAGAGACACTACCGCATCGGCCTCAATCTGTTCAACAA AAAGCCAGAGAAGGGCATCCAGTACCTGACTGAGAGGGGATTCATCCCTGACACACCGGTTGGAGTGGCCCACTTCCTGCTTCAGAGGAAGGGACTCAGCAGGCAGATGATTGGAGAATTTCTGGGCAATCGACAAAAACAGTTTAACAGAGATGTCTTAGA CTGTGTGGTAGATGAAATGGACTTCCAGGGTATGGAGCTGGATGAGGCGCTCAGGAAGTTTCAGAACCACATCCGTGTCCAGGGTGAAGCTCAGAAAGTGGAGAGGCTCATTGAAGCATTCAG CCAGCGCTACTGCATTTGTAATCCCACGGTGGTGCGACAGTTCAGGAACCCTGACACCATCTTCATCCTGGCTTTTGCCATCATCCTCCTCAACACTGACATGTACAGCCCAAATGTCAAGCCTGAGAGGAAGATGAAACTGGAGGACTTCATTAAGAATTTAAGAG GTGTGGATGATGGAGAGGACATACCTCGAGAGACTCTGGTTGGAATCTATGAGAGGATTCGCAAGCGAGAGCTGAAGACCAACGAAGATCACGTGTCTCAGGTTCAGAAGGTCGAGAAGCTCATTGTTGGAAAGAAACCG ATTGGATCTCTCCACCATGGTCTTGGATgt gtGCTGTCACTGCCCCATCGTCGCTTGGTGTGTTACTGCCGCCTGTTTGAAGTGCCAGACCCCAACAAGCCCCAGAAGTTGGGCCTGCATCAGCGGGAGATCTTCTTGTTCAATGACCTCCTTGTg ATCACAAAGATTttccagaagaagaagaattcaGTCACATATAGCTTCAGACAGTCCTTCTCCTTGTACGGGATGCAAGTGATGCTGTTTGAAAATCAGT ATTACCCAAACGGAATCAGACTCACTTCGGCGATACCGGGCGCAGACATCAAAGTGCTCATCAACTTCAATGCTCCCAACCCCCAGGACCGTAAGAAGTTCACAGATGACCTGCGAGAGTCCATCGCAGAGGTTCAGGAAATGGAGAAGTACAGAATAGagt CTGAGCTTGAGAAGCAGAAGGGGGTGGTGAGGCCCAGCATGTCACAAAGCTCCGGCCTGAAGAAGGAAGCCGGCAACGGGAGCATGAACCGCGCCAGTCTGGACGACAGCTATGCCATGGGCGAGGGCCTGAAGAGGAGCGCCCTCAGCAGCTCTCTGAGAGACCTCTCTGAAGCAG GCAAGCGTGGGCGTCGCAGCAGTGCAGGATCACTAGACAGCAATATGGAA GGGTCCATCATTAGCAGTCCACACACACGGCGGAGAGCCACCACACCACGAGAGGGCACTTCCCGCGGACAACCCTCCATCCCTAACTCGGCATCGACCTCCATCCTCGGGTCACTTTTTGGCAGCAAAAGGGGAAAGTCGTCATCTCACAGCCAGCATCCTTTGCCTCCACCCGGCCACCCCACCCTCATATCGCACAAGCCCCACCCGACCAACCTGCATCACACGGCACAGACGACACACACGGTGCAGTCCCAGCACCATGGCCACCATCCCCAGTACTGCCCGCTCCCACAGAATCCCCCgccctaccaccaccaccaccactaccacccGCCTCCACACACACAGTACCACCAGCACCCggcctactcctcctcctcctcacacgCACACCCGCAGCACAGCCACTACGCCCAGCATTCCCACCACTCCCAGCACGGCTCCCACCACCACAGCCAGCAGACGGGCCCGGCGCACAGCGGgccaaaacacaaacacagtggTATCAGCACCGTAGTGTGA
- the LOC107391097 gene encoding IQ motif and SEC7 domain-containing protein 1 isoform X4 produces MESPTENPARAAEYLKELNKIIETQQELLERQRGRIEELEQQVSDVCTENVCLKEQYQRHLATCRLLQGTSSLVTLGAIKEHVTQENVEGDGRPSDGGPSLDGRSSYGQGPVTHGSAISPDRFDSQLYGHGVQPGPQRPRRPKLQHSQSILRKQAEEEAIKRSRSLSESYELSADLQDKQVEMLERKYGGRFITRHAARTIQTAFRQYQMNKNFERLRSSMSENRMSRRIVLSNMRMQLSFEGPEKVHSSYYEGRQVSMTEDGTPLSILQSERGDVDVHQQANMTSHSAPQSDLTDTITELEDAFSRQVKSLAESIDDALNCRSLQGDEGPDPEAMGCSKVEGEVPYQVVKAHRRVAGRMRDETLASYSDVTLFIDEEDMSPSTALSRSGDQPSSTESDIRLQSINSSQDYWPIDSKDEGRDTDTSCRSTPSLDCQEQRLRMDHLPLLTIEPPSDSSAELSDRSERSSVKRPPVYEPHGHIVTSSQASPKHISHGPPPRAPPRDDDAPLRHCHRQLESHLAINGSANRQSKSESDFSDGDNDSINSTSNSNDTINCSSESSSRDSLREQTLSKQTYHKETRNSWDSPIFSNDVIRKRHYRIGLNLFNKKPEKGIQYLTERGFIPDTPVGVAHFLLQRKGLSRQMIGEFLGNRQKQFNRDVLDCVVDEMDFQGMELDEALRKFQNHIRVQGEAQKVERLIEAFSQRYCICNPTVVRQFRNPDTIFILAFAIILLNTDMYSPNVKPERKMKLEDFIKNLRGVDDGEDIPRETLVGIYERIRKRELKTNEDHVSQVQKVEKLIVGKKPIGSLHHGLGCVLSLPHRRLVCYCRLFEVPDPNKPQKLGLHQREIFLFNDLLVITKIFQKKKNSVTYSFRQSFSLYGMQVMLFENQYYPNGIRLTSAIPGADIKVLINFNAPNPQDRKKFTDDLRESIAEVQEMEKYRIESELEKQKGVVRPSMSQSSGLKKEAGNGSMNRASLDDSYAMGEGLKRSALSSSLRDLSEAGKRGRRSSAGSLDSNMEGSIISSPHTRRRATTPREGTSRGQPSIPNSASTSILGSLFGSKRGKSSSHSQHPLPPPGHPTLISHKPHPTNLHHTAQTTHTVQSQHHGHHPQYCPLPQNPPPYHHHHHYHPPPHTQYHQHPAYSSSSSHAHPQHSHYAQHSHHSQHGSHHHSQQTGPAHSGPKHKHSGISTVV; encoded by the exons TGTGGAAGGGGATGGACGGCCTAGTGATGGCGGTCCTTCTTTGGATGGCAGAAGCAGCTACGGTCAGGGCCCTGTAACTCACGGCTCGGCCATCAGCCCTGACCGATTTGACAGCCAGCTTTACGGCCACGGGGTTCAACCCGGGCCACAGAGGCCCCGCCGGCCCAAGCTTCAGCACTCACAGTCCATTCTTCGTAAGCAGGCCGAGGAGGAGGCCATCAAGAGGTCCCGTTCGCTCTCTGAGAGTTACGAGCTCTCTGCTGACCTCCAGGATAAACAG GTGGAGATGCTGGAGCGCAAATATGGGGGAAGATTCATAACTCGGCATGCAGCTCGCACCATCCAGACAGCCTTCCGCCAGTATCAGATGAACAAGAACTTTGAACGTCTCAGGAGTTCTATGTCTGAGAACCGCATGTCCAGACGCATTGTTCTTTCTAACATGAGGATGCAACTCTCGTTTGAGGGCCCTGAGAAAGTTCACAGCTCGTACTATGAAGGGCGGCAGGTGTCAATGACGGAGGATGGTACCCCGCTGTCCATCTTGCAGTCGGAGCGTGGAGATGTAGATGTTCACCAACAGGCGAACATGACGTCTCATTCTGCACCGCAGAGCGACCTGACGGACACCATCACAGAGTTGGAGGATGCTTTCTCCAGGCAGGTCAAGTCTCTTGCTGAATCCATAGATGATGCACTGAACTGTCGCAGCCTTCAGGGGGATGAAGGTCCTGATCCTGAGGCCATGGGCTGCTCCAAGGTGGAGGGGGAGGTGCCCTATCAGGTGGTGAAGGCCCACCGCAGGGTGGCCGGACGGATGCGTGATGAAACACTGGCATCTTATAGCGATGTCACTCTGTTCATTGATGAGGAGGACATGTCCCCTTCTACGGCTCTGTCTAGGTCAGGTGACCAGCCGTCCAGCACAGAATCAGACATAAGGCTCCAGTCCATAAACTCCTCCCAAGATTATTGGCCTATTGACTCTAAAGACGAGGGTCGGGACACGGACACAAGCTGCCGCAGCACTCCGTCTTTGGACTGCCAAGAGCAGCGTCTCAGAATGGATCATCTCCCTCTATTGACCATTGAACCTCCTAGCGATAGCTCTGCAGAGCTCAGTGATCGCTCTGAACGCAGCTCTGTCAAACGGCCACCTGTATATGAACCCCACGGCCACATTGTAACATCATCCCAGGCCAGTCCCAAGCACATTTCCCATGGGCCCCCTCCTCGAGCCCCTCCCCGGGACGATGATGCGCCTCTGCGTCATTGCCACCGACAGCTAGAAAGCCACTTGGCTATCAATGGTTCAGCTAACAGACAGAGTAAGTCGGAGTCAGACTTCTCAGACGGGGATAACGACAGCATCAATAGCACATCGAACTCAAACGACACGATCAACTGCAGCTCGGAGTCCTCGTCGAGAGACAGCTTACGAGAGCAGACGCTAAGCAAACAGACGTACCACAAAGAGACTCGCAACAGCTGGGATTCGCCCATCTTCAGTAACGACGTTATTCGCAAGAGACACTACCGCATCGGCCTCAATCTGTTCAACAA AAAGCCAGAGAAGGGCATCCAGTACCTGACTGAGAGGGGATTCATCCCTGACACACCGGTTGGAGTGGCCCACTTCCTGCTTCAGAGGAAGGGACTCAGCAGGCAGATGATTGGAGAATTTCTGGGCAATCGACAAAAACAGTTTAACAGAGATGTCTTAGA CTGTGTGGTAGATGAAATGGACTTCCAGGGTATGGAGCTGGATGAGGCGCTCAGGAAGTTTCAGAACCACATCCGTGTCCAGGGTGAAGCTCAGAAAGTGGAGAGGCTCATTGAAGCATTCAG CCAGCGCTACTGCATTTGTAATCCCACGGTGGTGCGACAGTTCAGGAACCCTGACACCATCTTCATCCTGGCTTTTGCCATCATCCTCCTCAACACTGACATGTACAGCCCAAATGTCAAGCCTGAGAGGAAGATGAAACTGGAGGACTTCATTAAGAATTTAAGAG GTGTGGATGATGGAGAGGACATACCTCGAGAGACTCTGGTTGGAATCTATGAGAGGATTCGCAAGCGAGAGCTGAAGACCAACGAAGATCACGTGTCTCAGGTTCAGAAGGTCGAGAAGCTCATTGTTGGAAAGAAACCG ATTGGATCTCTCCACCATGGTCTTGGATgt gtGCTGTCACTGCCCCATCGTCGCTTGGTGTGTTACTGCCGCCTGTTTGAAGTGCCAGACCCCAACAAGCCCCAGAAGTTGGGCCTGCATCAGCGGGAGATCTTCTTGTTCAATGACCTCCTTGTg ATCACAAAGATTttccagaagaagaagaattcaGTCACATATAGCTTCAGACAGTCCTTCTCCTTGTACGGGATGCAAGTGATGCTGTTTGAAAATCAGT ATTACCCAAACGGAATCAGACTCACTTCGGCGATACCGGGCGCAGACATCAAAGTGCTCATCAACTTCAATGCTCCCAACCCCCAGGACCGTAAGAAGTTCACAGATGACCTGCGAGAGTCCATCGCAGAGGTTCAGGAAATGGAGAAGTACAGAATAGagt CTGAGCTTGAGAAGCAGAAGGGGGTGGTGAGGCCCAGCATGTCACAAAGCTCCGGCCTGAAGAAGGAAGCCGGCAACGGGAGCATGAACCGCGCCAGTCTGGACGACAGCTATGCCATGGGCGAGGGCCTGAAGAGGAGCGCCCTCAGCAGCTCTCTGAGAGACCTCTCTGAAGCAG GCAAGCGTGGGCGTCGCAGCAGTGCAGGATCACTAGACAGCAATATGGAA GGGTCCATCATTAGCAGTCCACACACACGGCGGAGAGCCACCACACCACGAGAGGGCACTTCCCGCGGACAACCCTCCATCCCTAACTCGGCATCGACCTCCATCCTCGGGTCACTTTTTGGCAGCAAAAGGGGAAAGTCGTCATCTCACAGCCAGCATCCTTTGCCTCCACCCGGCCACCCCACCCTCATATCGCACAAGCCCCACCCGACCAACCTGCATCACACGGCACAGACGACACACACGGTGCAGTCCCAGCACCATGGCCACCATCCCCAGTACTGCCCGCTCCCACAGAATCCCCCgccctaccaccaccaccaccactaccacccGCCTCCACACACACAGTACCACCAGCACCCggcctactcctcctcctcctcacacgCACACCCGCAGCACAGCCACTACGCCCAGCATTCCCACCACTCCCAGCACGGCTCCCACCACCACAGCCAGCAGACGGGCCCGGCGCACAGCGGgccaaaacacaaacacagtggTATCAGCACCGTAGTGTGA